Proteins from a genomic interval of Oncorhynchus clarkii lewisi isolate Uvic-CL-2024 chromosome 13, UVic_Ocla_1.0, whole genome shotgun sequence:
- the LOC139364780 gene encoding histone deacetylase 5 isoform X6, with the protein MQSPVGGSEQGVGGGGGPVDLRTDPRLGPLGGGGGGVDPAMREQQLQHELLLLKQQQELQKQLLFAEFQKQHEVLTRQHEVQLQEHLKQQQEILAAKRQQELEQKRKLEQQRHEELEKQRLEQQLLMLRNKEKGKESAIASTEVKLKLQEFLLSKKEPGTPGGLNHSFPQKCWGAHHTSLDPNSPPQSNTPGTPPSYKLPPLLGSYEVRDDFPLRKTASEPNLKVRSRLKQKVAERRSSPLLRRKDGTVISTFKKRAIEISVSSMCSSAPGSGPSSPNSSNSAIAENGSSGSVPNIHAEQLRSLHQTLNADGTVSPLSLYTSPSLPNISLGLPANSHLTANQKLLQEAERQAIQTMRQGGALTGKFVSTSSLPASCLPPGMQHDLDSTQAPNSHSSHSSLLQHVLLLEQARQQSALLSVPIYGQSPLVTGDRVSNSMRTVNKLPRHRPLSRTQSAPLPQSPQALQQLVMQQQHQHFLEKQKQYQLNKILSKGVELPRQPPTHPEETEEELTETQEMQEMQEEGAGSERLGEGRPQEQRLQKEESGETSPPSERLLTPLKGESTESDLEEEDDEDEAIELRECDEEGVPYGQASLSISGMPHRPLGRAQSSPATASIKGAPMGEVPIKHLFTTGLVYDTFMLKHQCMCGNTHIHPEHAGRIQSVWSRLQETGLLGRCERIRGRKATLDEIQTVHSEYHTLLYGTSPLNRQKLDSKKLLGPISQKMYAVLPCGGIGVDSDTVWNEMHSSGAVRMAVGCVIELAFKVAAGELKNGFAVVRPPGHHAEESTAMGFCFFNSVAITAKLLQQKLGVSKILIVDWDIHHGNGTQQAFYNDPNVLYISMHRYDDGNFFPGSGAPEEVGVGPGVGFNTNIAWTGGVEPPMGDVEYLTAFRTVVMPIANEFSPDVVLVSAGFDAVEGHQSPLGGYNVTAKCFSHLTKQLMKLAGGRVVLALEGGHDLTAICDASESCVAALLGDELDPLPQVVLQQKPCPKAAASLERVIEIQSKHWSSLQRLAPTVGQSLMDAQRREKDEADTVTAMASLTVDTEQAAASTVSTETSRSTEEPMEEEPVL; encoded by the exons ATGCAGAGCCCTGTGGGCGGCAGTGAGCAGGGTGTTGGCGGTGGCGGCGGTCCCGTGGACCTGAGGACAGATCCCAGGCTGGGACCCCTGggcggaggaggtggaggggtggaccCAGCCATGAGGGAGCAGCAACTGCAGCATGAACTGCTCCTCCTCAAGCAGCAACAGGAGCTTCAGAAACAGCTCCTCTTTGCTGAGTTCCAGAAGCAGCATGAGGTTCTGACACGCCAGCATGAGGTTCAGCTGCAGGAGCACCTGAAG cagcagcaggagatcTTGGCGGCCAAGCGGCAGCAGGAGCTGGAGCAGAAGAGGAAGCTGGAGCAGCAGAGGCATGAAGAGCTGGAGAAACAGAGGCTGGAGCAGCAGCTCCTCATGCTACGCAACAAGGAGAAGGGCAAAGAGA GTGCCATTGCCAGTACGGAGGTGAAGCTGAAGCTCCAGGAGTTCCTCCTGAGCAAAAAAGAGCCTGGTACACCTGGCGGACTAAACCATTCCTTCCCCCAGAAATGCTG GGGGGCCCACCACACCTCTCTGGACCCCAACTCCCCCCCTCAGAGTAACACTCCGGGAACGCCGCCCTCCTACAAATTGCCCCCGCTACTGGGGTCCTACGAGGTCAGGGATGATTTCCCTCTCCGGAAgactg CCTCAGAGCCCAATCTGAAGGTGCGTTCGCGGTTAAAACAGAAGGTAGCTGAGAGGAGGAGCAGTCCTCTGCTGAGAAGGAAGGACGGGACAGTGATAAGCACCTTCAAAAAGAGAGCCATCGAGATCTCTG TGTCCTCCATGTGCAGCAGTGCCCCTGGCTCCGGGCCCAGCTCGCCCAACAGCTCCAACAGCGCCATCGCAGAGAACGGCTCCAGCGGCTCTGTCCCCAACATTCACGCAGAG CAGCTGCGGTCCCTCCACCAGACCCTTAACGCCGATGGGACAGTCAGTCCGCTGAGCCTCTACACATCCCCCTCGCTGCCCAACATCTCCCTGGGCCTACCAGCCAACTCGCACCTCACC GCCAATCAGAAGCTGTTGCAGGAGGCGGAGAGGCAGGCCATCCAGACCATGCGTCAGGGTGGGGCTCTGACGGGCAAGTTTGTCAGCACCTCGTCCCTGCCGGCATCATGCCTGCCACCTGGGATGCAACACGACTTAGACTCCACCCAGGCCCCCAACAGCCACAGCAGTCACTCCTCCCTACTGCAACACGTCCTCCTGCTGGAGCAGGCCCGCCAGCAGAGTGCCCTCCTCTCAG tcCCCATATACGGTCAGTCTCCGTTGGTGACGGGGGACCGGGTGTCCAACAGTATGCGCACGGTGAACAAGCTACCACGCCACCGGCCCCTGAGCCGCACACAGTCTGCACCCCTCCCCCAGAGCCCCCAGGCCCTGCAGCAGCTCGTCATGCAGCAGCAGCACCAGCACTTCCTGGAGAAGCAGAAGCAGTACCAGCTCAACAAG ATTCTGTCAAAAGGGGTGGAGCTTCCTCGCCAACCGCCCACCCACCccgaggagactgaggaggagctCACAGAGACGCAGGAGATGCAGGAGATGCAGGAGGAGGGGGCAGGGTCTGAGCGTCTGGGGGAGGGGCGTCCTCAGGAGCAGAGGCTCCAGAAGGAAGAGTCGGGGGAGACGTCGCCCCCTTCAGAACGCCTGCTGACCCCCTTGAAGGGCGAGAGCACAGAGAGCGAcctggaggaagaggatgatgaagaCGAGGCAATCGAGCTGAGGGAGTGTGATGAGGAGGGCGTACCTTACGGCCAA GCGTCCCTGTCCATTTCGGGTATGCCCCACAGACCTCTGGGAAGGGCCCAGTCCTCCCCTGCCACTGCCAGCATCAAGGGGGCTCCCATGGGTGAGGTCCCCATCAAGCACCTCTTCACTACAG GGTTGGTGTACGACACCTTTATGCTGAAGCACCAGTGTATGTGTGGGAACACCCACATCCATCCAGAGCACGCCGGCCGCATCCAGAGTGTGTGGTCCCGGCTGCAGGAGACTGGGCTCCTGGGCCGCTGTGAG agGATTCGGGGGAGGAAGGCCACGTTGGATGAGATTCAGACTGTGCATTCAGAATACCACACCCTGCTGTACGGCACCAGTCCCCTCAACAGACAGAAACTAGACAGCAAGAAGCTCTTAG GTCCAATCAGTCAGAAGATGTATGCTGTGTTGCCCTGTGGAGGCATTGGG GTGGACAGTGACACTGTGTGGAACGAGATGCACTCCTCGGGCGCTGTCAGAATGGCTGTTGGCTGCGTCATCGAGCTGGCTTTCAAAGTGGCCGCCGGGGAACTGAAG AACGGTTTTGCCGTGGTGCGTCCACCAGGCCATCACGCTGAGGAATCCACTGCCAT GGGCTTCTGCTTCTTCAACTCAGTGGCCATCACAGCCAAGCTGCTACAGCAGAAACTAGGAGTGAGCAAGATCCTCATCGTGGACTGG GACATTCACCATGGTAACGGAACACAGCAGGCTTTTTACAACGACCCCAATGTACTTTACATTTCCATGCATCGCTACGACGATGGAAACTTCTTCCCCGGCAGTGGGGCTCCTGAAGAGGTGGGGGTTGGACCTGGTGTTGGCTTCAACACAAACATCGCTTGGACAGGGGGCGTAGAACCGCCCATGGGTGACGTGGAGTACCTGACTGCCTTCAG GACGGTGGTGATGCCCATAGCCAACGAGTTCTCCCCTGACGTGGTCCTAGTGTCCGCTGGGTTTGATGCCGTGGAGGGCCACCAGTCCCCTCTGGGAGGATACAACGTCACTGCTAAAT GTTTCAGCCACCTCACCAAGCAGCTGATGAAGCTGGCAGGGGGACGTGTGGTCCTGGCGCTAGAAGGAGGTCACGACCTCACGGCCATCTGTGACGCCTCCGAGTCCTGCGTGGCGGCCCTGCTCGGCGATGAG TTGGACCCCCTGCCACAGGTTGTCCTGCAACAGAAGCCCTGTCCAAAAGCTGCTGCCTCTCTGGAGAGGGTCATCGAGATACAGA GTAAACACTGGAGCTCTCTCCAAAGGTTGGCTCCCACGGTGGGCCAGTCCTTAATGGATGCCCAGCGGAGAGAGAAGGACGAGGCCGACACGGTCACCGCCATGGCATCGCTTACCGTGGATACTGAGCAGGCCGCCGCTTCCACCGTCTCCACGGAGACCAGCAG GTCTACAGAAGAGCCAATGGAAGAGGAGCCTGTCTTGTAG
- the LOC139364780 gene encoding histone deacetylase 5 isoform X5, producing MQSPVGGSEQGVGGGGGPVDLRTDPRLGPLGGGGGGVDPAMREQQLQHELLLLKQQQELQKQLLFAEFQKQHEVLTRQHEVQLQEHLKQQQEILAAKRQQELEQKRKLEQQRHEELEKQRLEQQLLMLRNKEKGKESAIASTEVKLKLQEFLLSKKEPGTPGGLNHSFPQKCWGAHHTSLDPNSPPQSNTPGTPPSYKLPPLLGSYEVRDDFPLRKTASEPNLKVRSRLKQKVAERRSSPLLRRKDGTVISTFKKRAIEISVSSMCSSAPGSGPSSPNSSNSAIAENGSSGSVPNIHAEQLRSLHQTLNADGTVSPLSLYTSPSLPNISLGLPANSHLTANQKLLQEAERQAIQTMRQGGALTGKFVSTSSLPASCLPPGMQHDLDSTQAPNSHSSHSSLLQHVLLLEQARQQSALLSVPIYGQSPLVTGDRVSNSMRTVNKLPRHRPLSRTQSAPLPQSPQALQQLVMQQQHQHFLEKQKQYQLNKILSKGVELPRQPPTHPEETEEELTETQEMQEMQEEGAGSERLGEGRPQEQRLQKEESGETSPPSERLLTPLKGESTESDLEEEDDEDEAIELRECDEEGVPYGQHHLQQLNVFQASLSISGMPHRPLGRAQSSPATASIKGAPMGEVPIKHLFTTGLVYDTFMLKHQCMCGNTHIHPEHAGRIQSVWSRLQETGLLGRCERIRGRKATLDEIQTVHSEYHTLLYGTSPLNRQKLDSKKLLGPISQKMYAVLPCGGIGVDSDTVWNEMHSSGAVRMAVGCVIELAFKVAAGELKNGFAVVRPPGHHAEESTAMGFCFFNSVAITAKLLQQKLGVSKILIVDWDIHHGNGTQQAFYNDPNVLYISMHRYDDGNFFPGSGAPEEVGVGPGVGFNTNIAWTGGVEPPMGDVEYLTAFRTVVMPIANEFSPDVVLVSAGFDAVEGHQSPLGGYNVTAKCFSHLTKQLMKLAGGRVVLALEGGHDLTAICDASESCVAALLGDELDPLPQVVLQQKPCPKAAASLERVIEIQSKHWSSLQRLAPTVGQSLMDAQRREKDEADTVTAMASLTVDTEQAAASTVSTETSRSTEEPMEEEPVL from the exons ATGCAGAGCCCTGTGGGCGGCAGTGAGCAGGGTGTTGGCGGTGGCGGCGGTCCCGTGGACCTGAGGACAGATCCCAGGCTGGGACCCCTGggcggaggaggtggaggggtggaccCAGCCATGAGGGAGCAGCAACTGCAGCATGAACTGCTCCTCCTCAAGCAGCAACAGGAGCTTCAGAAACAGCTCCTCTTTGCTGAGTTCCAGAAGCAGCATGAGGTTCTGACACGCCAGCATGAGGTTCAGCTGCAGGAGCACCTGAAG cagcagcaggagatcTTGGCGGCCAAGCGGCAGCAGGAGCTGGAGCAGAAGAGGAAGCTGGAGCAGCAGAGGCATGAAGAGCTGGAGAAACAGAGGCTGGAGCAGCAGCTCCTCATGCTACGCAACAAGGAGAAGGGCAAAGAGA GTGCCATTGCCAGTACGGAGGTGAAGCTGAAGCTCCAGGAGTTCCTCCTGAGCAAAAAAGAGCCTGGTACACCTGGCGGACTAAACCATTCCTTCCCCCAGAAATGCTG GGGGGCCCACCACACCTCTCTGGACCCCAACTCCCCCCCTCAGAGTAACACTCCGGGAACGCCGCCCTCCTACAAATTGCCCCCGCTACTGGGGTCCTACGAGGTCAGGGATGATTTCCCTCTCCGGAAgactg CCTCAGAGCCCAATCTGAAGGTGCGTTCGCGGTTAAAACAGAAGGTAGCTGAGAGGAGGAGCAGTCCTCTGCTGAGAAGGAAGGACGGGACAGTGATAAGCACCTTCAAAAAGAGAGCCATCGAGATCTCTG TGTCCTCCATGTGCAGCAGTGCCCCTGGCTCCGGGCCCAGCTCGCCCAACAGCTCCAACAGCGCCATCGCAGAGAACGGCTCCAGCGGCTCTGTCCCCAACATTCACGCAGAG CAGCTGCGGTCCCTCCACCAGACCCTTAACGCCGATGGGACAGTCAGTCCGCTGAGCCTCTACACATCCCCCTCGCTGCCCAACATCTCCCTGGGCCTACCAGCCAACTCGCACCTCACC GCCAATCAGAAGCTGTTGCAGGAGGCGGAGAGGCAGGCCATCCAGACCATGCGTCAGGGTGGGGCTCTGACGGGCAAGTTTGTCAGCACCTCGTCCCTGCCGGCATCATGCCTGCCACCTGGGATGCAACACGACTTAGACTCCACCCAGGCCCCCAACAGCCACAGCAGTCACTCCTCCCTACTGCAACACGTCCTCCTGCTGGAGCAGGCCCGCCAGCAGAGTGCCCTCCTCTCAG tcCCCATATACGGTCAGTCTCCGTTGGTGACGGGGGACCGGGTGTCCAACAGTATGCGCACGGTGAACAAGCTACCACGCCACCGGCCCCTGAGCCGCACACAGTCTGCACCCCTCCCCCAGAGCCCCCAGGCCCTGCAGCAGCTCGTCATGCAGCAGCAGCACCAGCACTTCCTGGAGAAGCAGAAGCAGTACCAGCTCAACAAG ATTCTGTCAAAAGGGGTGGAGCTTCCTCGCCAACCGCCCACCCACCccgaggagactgaggaggagctCACAGAGACGCAGGAGATGCAGGAGATGCAGGAGGAGGGGGCAGGGTCTGAGCGTCTGGGGGAGGGGCGTCCTCAGGAGCAGAGGCTCCAGAAGGAAGAGTCGGGGGAGACGTCGCCCCCTTCAGAACGCCTGCTGACCCCCTTGAAGGGCGAGAGCACAGAGAGCGAcctggaggaagaggatgatgaagaCGAGGCAATCGAGCTGAGGGAGTGTGATGAGGAGGGCGTACCTTACGGCCAA CATCACCTGCAACAGCTTAATGTGTTCCAGGCGTCCCTGTCCATTTCGGGTATGCCCCACAGACCTCTGGGAAGGGCCCAGTCCTCCCCTGCCACTGCCAGCATCAAGGGGGCTCCCATGGGTGAGGTCCCCATCAAGCACCTCTTCACTACAG GGTTGGTGTACGACACCTTTATGCTGAAGCACCAGTGTATGTGTGGGAACACCCACATCCATCCAGAGCACGCCGGCCGCATCCAGAGTGTGTGGTCCCGGCTGCAGGAGACTGGGCTCCTGGGCCGCTGTGAG agGATTCGGGGGAGGAAGGCCACGTTGGATGAGATTCAGACTGTGCATTCAGAATACCACACCCTGCTGTACGGCACCAGTCCCCTCAACAGACAGAAACTAGACAGCAAGAAGCTCTTAG GTCCAATCAGTCAGAAGATGTATGCTGTGTTGCCCTGTGGAGGCATTGGG GTGGACAGTGACACTGTGTGGAACGAGATGCACTCCTCGGGCGCTGTCAGAATGGCTGTTGGCTGCGTCATCGAGCTGGCTTTCAAAGTGGCCGCCGGGGAACTGAAG AACGGTTTTGCCGTGGTGCGTCCACCAGGCCATCACGCTGAGGAATCCACTGCCAT GGGCTTCTGCTTCTTCAACTCAGTGGCCATCACAGCCAAGCTGCTACAGCAGAAACTAGGAGTGAGCAAGATCCTCATCGTGGACTGG GACATTCACCATGGTAACGGAACACAGCAGGCTTTTTACAACGACCCCAATGTACTTTACATTTCCATGCATCGCTACGACGATGGAAACTTCTTCCCCGGCAGTGGGGCTCCTGAAGAGGTGGGGGTTGGACCTGGTGTTGGCTTCAACACAAACATCGCTTGGACAGGGGGCGTAGAACCGCCCATGGGTGACGTGGAGTACCTGACTGCCTTCAG GACGGTGGTGATGCCCATAGCCAACGAGTTCTCCCCTGACGTGGTCCTAGTGTCCGCTGGGTTTGATGCCGTGGAGGGCCACCAGTCCCCTCTGGGAGGATACAACGTCACTGCTAAAT GTTTCAGCCACCTCACCAAGCAGCTGATGAAGCTGGCAGGGGGACGTGTGGTCCTGGCGCTAGAAGGAGGTCACGACCTCACGGCCATCTGTGACGCCTCCGAGTCCTGCGTGGCGGCCCTGCTCGGCGATGAG TTGGACCCCCTGCCACAGGTTGTCCTGCAACAGAAGCCCTGTCCAAAAGCTGCTGCCTCTCTGGAGAGGGTCATCGAGATACAGA GTAAACACTGGAGCTCTCTCCAAAGGTTGGCTCCCACGGTGGGCCAGTCCTTAATGGATGCCCAGCGGAGAGAGAAGGACGAGGCCGACACGGTCACCGCCATGGCATCGCTTACCGTGGATACTGAGCAGGCCGCCGCTTCCACCGTCTCCACGGAGACCAGCAG GTCTACAGAAGAGCCAATGGAAGAGGAGCCTGTCTTGTAG
- the LOC139364780 gene encoding histone deacetylase 5 isoform X2 → MLLRPTVPGLCAMLQTIYETESCFSSDAVSSREQPLELLPQSQVSAMPSAAVEVKTTLPSGMQSPVGGSEQGVGGGGGPVDLRTDPRLGPLGGGGGGVDPAMREQQLQHELLLLKQQQELQKQLLFAEFQKQHEVLTRQHEVQLQEHLKQQQEILAAKRQQELEQKRKLEQQRHEELEKQRLEQQLLMLRNKEKGKESAIASTEVKLKLQEFLLSKKEPGTPGGLNHSFPQKCWGAHHTSLDPNSPPQSNTPGTPPSYKLPPLLGSYEVRDDFPLRKTASEPNLKVRSRLKQKVAERRSSPLLRRKDGTVISTFKKRAIEISVSSMCSSAPGSGPSSPNSSNSAIAENGSSGSVPNIHAEQLRSLHQTLNADGTVSPLSLYTSPSLPNISLGLPANSHLTANQKLLQEAERQAIQTMRQGGALTGKFVSTSSLPASCLPPGMQHDLDSTQAPNSHSSHSSLLQHVLLLEQARQQSALLSVPIYGQSPLVTGDRVSNSMRTVNKLPRHRPLSRTQSAPLPQSPQALQQLVMQQQHQHFLEKQKQYQLNKILSKGVELPRQPPTHPEETEEELTETQEMQEMQEEGAGSERLGEGRPQEQRLQKEESGETSPPSERLLTPLKGESTESDLEEEDDEDEAIELRECDEEGVPYGQASLSISGMPHRPLGRAQSSPATASIKGAPMGEVPIKHLFTTGLVYDTFMLKHQCMCGNTHIHPEHAGRIQSVWSRLQETGLLGRCERIRGRKATLDEIQTVHSEYHTLLYGTSPLNRQKLDSKKLLGPISQKMYAVLPCGGIGVDSDTVWNEMHSSGAVRMAVGCVIELAFKVAAGELKNGFAVVRPPGHHAEESTAMGFCFFNSVAITAKLLQQKLGVSKILIVDWDIHHGNGTQQAFYNDPNVLYISMHRYDDGNFFPGSGAPEEVGVGPGVGFNTNIAWTGGVEPPMGDVEYLTAFRTVVMPIANEFSPDVVLVSAGFDAVEGHQSPLGGYNVTAKCFSHLTKQLMKLAGGRVVLALEGGHDLTAICDASESCVAALLGDELDPLPQVVLQQKPCPKAAASLERVIEIQSKHWSSLQRLAPTVGQSLMDAQRREKDEADTVTAMASLTVDTEQAAASTVSTETSRSTEEPMEEEPVL, encoded by the exons CTGTGGAGGTGAAGACAACTCTCCCCTCGGGGATGCAGAGCCCTGTGGGCGGCAGTGAGCAGGGTGTTGGCGGTGGCGGCGGTCCCGTGGACCTGAGGACAGATCCCAGGCTGGGACCCCTGggcggaggaggtggaggggtggaccCAGCCATGAGGGAGCAGCAACTGCAGCATGAACTGCTCCTCCTCAAGCAGCAACAGGAGCTTCAGAAACAGCTCCTCTTTGCTGAGTTCCAGAAGCAGCATGAGGTTCTGACACGCCAGCATGAGGTTCAGCTGCAGGAGCACCTGAAG cagcagcaggagatcTTGGCGGCCAAGCGGCAGCAGGAGCTGGAGCAGAAGAGGAAGCTGGAGCAGCAGAGGCATGAAGAGCTGGAGAAACAGAGGCTGGAGCAGCAGCTCCTCATGCTACGCAACAAGGAGAAGGGCAAAGAGA GTGCCATTGCCAGTACGGAGGTGAAGCTGAAGCTCCAGGAGTTCCTCCTGAGCAAAAAAGAGCCTGGTACACCTGGCGGACTAAACCATTCCTTCCCCCAGAAATGCTG GGGGGCCCACCACACCTCTCTGGACCCCAACTCCCCCCCTCAGAGTAACACTCCGGGAACGCCGCCCTCCTACAAATTGCCCCCGCTACTGGGGTCCTACGAGGTCAGGGATGATTTCCCTCTCCGGAAgactg CCTCAGAGCCCAATCTGAAGGTGCGTTCGCGGTTAAAACAGAAGGTAGCTGAGAGGAGGAGCAGTCCTCTGCTGAGAAGGAAGGACGGGACAGTGATAAGCACCTTCAAAAAGAGAGCCATCGAGATCTCTG TGTCCTCCATGTGCAGCAGTGCCCCTGGCTCCGGGCCCAGCTCGCCCAACAGCTCCAACAGCGCCATCGCAGAGAACGGCTCCAGCGGCTCTGTCCCCAACATTCACGCAGAG CAGCTGCGGTCCCTCCACCAGACCCTTAACGCCGATGGGACAGTCAGTCCGCTGAGCCTCTACACATCCCCCTCGCTGCCCAACATCTCCCTGGGCCTACCAGCCAACTCGCACCTCACC GCCAATCAGAAGCTGTTGCAGGAGGCGGAGAGGCAGGCCATCCAGACCATGCGTCAGGGTGGGGCTCTGACGGGCAAGTTTGTCAGCACCTCGTCCCTGCCGGCATCATGCCTGCCACCTGGGATGCAACACGACTTAGACTCCACCCAGGCCCCCAACAGCCACAGCAGTCACTCCTCCCTACTGCAACACGTCCTCCTGCTGGAGCAGGCCCGCCAGCAGAGTGCCCTCCTCTCAG tcCCCATATACGGTCAGTCTCCGTTGGTGACGGGGGACCGGGTGTCCAACAGTATGCGCACGGTGAACAAGCTACCACGCCACCGGCCCCTGAGCCGCACACAGTCTGCACCCCTCCCCCAGAGCCCCCAGGCCCTGCAGCAGCTCGTCATGCAGCAGCAGCACCAGCACTTCCTGGAGAAGCAGAAGCAGTACCAGCTCAACAAG ATTCTGTCAAAAGGGGTGGAGCTTCCTCGCCAACCGCCCACCCACCccgaggagactgaggaggagctCACAGAGACGCAGGAGATGCAGGAGATGCAGGAGGAGGGGGCAGGGTCTGAGCGTCTGGGGGAGGGGCGTCCTCAGGAGCAGAGGCTCCAGAAGGAAGAGTCGGGGGAGACGTCGCCCCCTTCAGAACGCCTGCTGACCCCCTTGAAGGGCGAGAGCACAGAGAGCGAcctggaggaagaggatgatgaagaCGAGGCAATCGAGCTGAGGGAGTGTGATGAGGAGGGCGTACCTTACGGCCAA GCGTCCCTGTCCATTTCGGGTATGCCCCACAGACCTCTGGGAAGGGCCCAGTCCTCCCCTGCCACTGCCAGCATCAAGGGGGCTCCCATGGGTGAGGTCCCCATCAAGCACCTCTTCACTACAG GGTTGGTGTACGACACCTTTATGCTGAAGCACCAGTGTATGTGTGGGAACACCCACATCCATCCAGAGCACGCCGGCCGCATCCAGAGTGTGTGGTCCCGGCTGCAGGAGACTGGGCTCCTGGGCCGCTGTGAG agGATTCGGGGGAGGAAGGCCACGTTGGATGAGATTCAGACTGTGCATTCAGAATACCACACCCTGCTGTACGGCACCAGTCCCCTCAACAGACAGAAACTAGACAGCAAGAAGCTCTTAG GTCCAATCAGTCAGAAGATGTATGCTGTGTTGCCCTGTGGAGGCATTGGG GTGGACAGTGACACTGTGTGGAACGAGATGCACTCCTCGGGCGCTGTCAGAATGGCTGTTGGCTGCGTCATCGAGCTGGCTTTCAAAGTGGCCGCCGGGGAACTGAAG AACGGTTTTGCCGTGGTGCGTCCACCAGGCCATCACGCTGAGGAATCCACTGCCAT GGGCTTCTGCTTCTTCAACTCAGTGGCCATCACAGCCAAGCTGCTACAGCAGAAACTAGGAGTGAGCAAGATCCTCATCGTGGACTGG GACATTCACCATGGTAACGGAACACAGCAGGCTTTTTACAACGACCCCAATGTACTTTACATTTCCATGCATCGCTACGACGATGGAAACTTCTTCCCCGGCAGTGGGGCTCCTGAAGAGGTGGGGGTTGGACCTGGTGTTGGCTTCAACACAAACATCGCTTGGACAGGGGGCGTAGAACCGCCCATGGGTGACGTGGAGTACCTGACTGCCTTCAG GACGGTGGTGATGCCCATAGCCAACGAGTTCTCCCCTGACGTGGTCCTAGTGTCCGCTGGGTTTGATGCCGTGGAGGGCCACCAGTCCCCTCTGGGAGGATACAACGTCACTGCTAAAT GTTTCAGCCACCTCACCAAGCAGCTGATGAAGCTGGCAGGGGGACGTGTGGTCCTGGCGCTAGAAGGAGGTCACGACCTCACGGCCATCTGTGACGCCTCCGAGTCCTGCGTGGCGGCCCTGCTCGGCGATGAG TTGGACCCCCTGCCACAGGTTGTCCTGCAACAGAAGCCCTGTCCAAAAGCTGCTGCCTCTCTGGAGAGGGTCATCGAGATACAGA GTAAACACTGGAGCTCTCTCCAAAGGTTGGCTCCCACGGTGGGCCAGTCCTTAATGGATGCCCAGCGGAGAGAGAAGGACGAGGCCGACACGGTCACCGCCATGGCATCGCTTACCGTGGATACTGAGCAGGCCGCCGCTTCCACCGTCTCCACGGAGACCAGCAG GTCTACAGAAGAGCCAATGGAAGAGGAGCCTGTCTTGTAG